AACCAAAAACATCAGTTTGGGATGATACTCTGCAAGTGGCGCCCTCTGGGATCCAAATCTAGGGCTTAAGTCAGTAAAGGACTCTTATCTAGAGGATAACCCGCAGAAATGGGGAAAGTGGCGCCCTCTAAGGGGCTGAGTGATCATCAATGATCGGTGATCAGTGGGTGATAATCAGTGATCAGTGATCAATGAGTGATCATCAATGATCAGTGATCAGTAAGTGATCATCAGTGATCAGTGAGTGATCATCAGTGATCAGTGACCAGTGAGTGATCATCAATGATGAGTGATCAGTGAGTGATCATCAATGATCAGTGATCAGTGAGTGATCATCAATGAACAATGATCAGTAAGTGATCATCAAGGATCAGTGATCAGTGAGTGATCATCAATGATCAGTGATCAGTGAGTGATCATCAATGATCAGTGATCAGTGAGTGATCATCAATGATCAGTGATCAGTGAGTGATCATCAGTGATCAGTGAGTGATCATCAATGAACAGTGATCAGTAAGTGATCATCAGTGATCAGTAAGTGATCATCAATGATCAGTGAGCAGTAAGTGATCATAAACGATCAGTGATCAGTAAGTGATCATCAGTGAGCAATGATCAAGGAGTGATTTAATCATCTAAAAATTCATCAGAATGATGGATcaaaaaaagaggaaacaCATGGAAAAGGCGATTCAGATGGTGCCATCTAGGGAGAGATCCCAACAAAGGAAAGCCCTCTAGATAGGGATAATGGGGGTGtgcaaaaccacaaaaaaaccaaGGATTAGACCCCGTTGAAAGACGAACTTGAGATCGAAGCGTATCTATGATCACATCTTTTAGTCCCCTATTTAGAGCTTAAACCTACATGGAAACCCACATGGAAACGCGATCATTAATCTCCGATTTGTGTGCTCTTCCCGTTTCAGTCGTTCTTTGGCCGCTCGTACAACAACCTGTCGTCGATCACGGACTGCAAGAACAACGGCGAGTGCATCATCAACAAGAAGAACCGCACCGCCTGCAAGGCCTGCCGCCTGAAGAAGTGCCTCATGGTGGGCATGTCCAAGAGCGGCTCCCGCTACGGCCGTCgctccaactggttcaagatCCACTGTctgctgcaggagcagcagcagcaggcggtggCCGCCATGGCGGCGCATCACAACAGCCAGCAGgcgggcggcggcggcggtggcggtggcggcggcgggcCGAGCGGCGGTCCTGGCGGAATGAGTGGCATGCCGAACGGGGTCAAGGGCATGTCCGGCCAGGGCtcggcggctgctgcggccgcTCTGGGTATGCTGGGGCATCCCGGCGGCTATCCCGGACTCTATGCGGCTGCCGCCGCTGGCGGCGGGGGCCCCCGATCGAAGGAGGAGCTCATGATGCTGGGACTGGAGGTGAGCGGCGACTACGGGATGCTGAAGCATCCCTCGGTGGTGGCCTCCCCGTCCGTCAGCTCTCCCGACTCCCACAACTCCGACAGCTCCGTGGAGGTCTCTGTGCGGGGCAATCCGCTGCTCCATTTGGGGGCCAAGCCGAACGCCGGCGGGGGCTCCGCCTCCACTCCCGGGGGCGATGCCAACCAATCGACGAGCACGGCGCCGGGCAGGCCgccacagctgcagcagcgcaAGGATCTGCCGACGTTCCACCTTCCGCTCCCCTTCCCCGGCCTCGGGTCGATGTCTGTGATGCCGCCGCCCCCCTTCCTGCCGCCCTCGCACCTCCTCTTCCCCGGCTACCATCCCGCCCTCTATCAGCACCATCAGGGTCTGCTGAAGCCCACgcccgagcagcagcagcagcaggcggccgTCGCCGCGGCAGCCGTCCAGCATCTCTTCAATTCGAGCGGCGCGGCGGGACAGCGCGGATTCGCACCGACAGCCACATCCTCGCCCTTCGGGAACCACCATCCCCTGGAGGAGGCGCCACCGGGCCACCCGcacaaccacagcagcagcaacaccaacaacagccagagccagagccagcaccagaaccagcaccagcaccacatCCTGGCCAACGGCGGCAAGGGAGTGTCGGCGGCGGATGAGCTGACCAAACGCTTCTATCTGGATGCCGTTCTCAAGTCGCAGCAGCACGGCAGTCCGCCGCCGATGGCCACCAAGCTGGCGCCGCTGCAGCACACCAAACAGGACTATTCCATATCCGCTTTGGTGACCCCGAACTCGGagagtggcggcggcggcagggtCAAGAGCAGGCAGAGCAATGGTGGCCAGGGGGAGGATGCAGCGAGAGGGGATACAAGTGATAAGGAGGAGAACGTGGATGAGACAGAGGATGAGCatgacgaggaggaggaggaggaggaagatcTAGTGGTGTCCATGACGCCTCCGCATTCGCCGGCGCAACAGctgcaggaccaggaccacgaccacgaccaggacCTGGCACTGTCCCCCTCTGTGGCTCAGGATAATCCCATTGATTTGAGTATGAAGACCACGGGGAGTTCTTTGAGCAGTAAATCCAGTTGCCGGGACATCGAGGTGGAACCGCCAGAGCCGCTCTCCAGCGATCGATCAGAGAAGATCGAAGATGACGACGAAGCagtagaggaggaggaggaggcgctggaggacgaggacgaggaggtgAAAGTAACAGCCGAAGATggggacgacgacgaagagTATCCAAAAGAACAGAcccacaaaagcaacaaaaacaacaacaacaacagtatcagcagtaacaacaacaacaataacagtaataataataataacaatagtTTAAGTGATAATGAGGCCAATGATACGATCAAACGGAAACTGGACGAACTGATCGAAGAGGCATCCAGCGGCAAGCGTTTGCGTCTGTCGGAGGCGTCCCCCGTCAAGGCCCTGGCTCTGGATCTAACCACAAAGGTCTAGGTCCAGGGCAACCATCCACAGCCTGCCCTCCAGCTCGTGCGTTCCGTTTGAGAGGGGGTTTGGGGGGGGcctttgggggggggggcttgaGAGATGTTATCACATCGTTTAAAACAACTAAccaaatggccaaaatatgcaaacgGCAGACGGCAGGCGGCTGAAGGAGGAGACCCCGCCACGCCACAGACACAAAACGCGCATTGATTTgcatacacaaaaaaaaaaaagaaaaaaaaaatagaagaaaagaaaagaaaaaaaaatgtataacaCACGTTTGATAATTTTATTCAGAGTTTGgaattataaacaaattttttggTTTAGAATAAATttaaaccacaacaacaacaacaacaacagaaaaagagatggaaaaaattgtaaaactgtagcacaaaaaaatatatgccgaattttttttgttttttttttttgcataatatCGTAGTGGAATTTGTAGATACATAAGTTTTTGCTGTAAaccatatataaatattaaatattagcTATTTAGATCTAGTGTTTACCCGCCCTACACCGCCCCCCTTCCCTACACCCCCCCAAGAGTATTTGATagtttaaaaaacattttattctttttttttttgtttagaagaattttaaaagtGAATTTTTGTCGCTAGAAAGGCTCGTTAAAGGTTCgcttttgagtttttttttttttatagtcaCAAATTagcaaattttaaaataaattaaatgataggtttttttttgtgtttaaattaagatttaatttttgaaaattgtatagaaaatattataaattattacgTATATATCAGTATGTATGATTAGCATTGTATTTGTAACTGATTATCGACGAACATCCAcgaataaatacaaataaatatttagatGAACAAAAGAATCGATGGAGGTATTGATGgggagagcggagaggagagatctcagcggcagagcggcagagaaaGTTGATTTCTCAGACTCCTGCGGCGATGATcaataaaaatgtatctaaTGGATAAATGTGTCACATAAaccagaggcagaagcagcaaaagcagcagcttAATTAGAGAGaaggatagagagagagagagagagagagcttctCTTTCTTCGGTATCGGGTTCCAACATTTCCcacgaacggaacggaacggaactccactcctctccagtctccagtctcctGTCTCCTCCTCAATGTGAGATTGTGCataccagccagccagccagccagccagcagcagccaatcAATCCGAAATCTATTTCAATCAATCTTTGCGTAATTGTAAATACTTTCAACATAGCTTCTCCTGAAAACGTTGCAACGTCTCCCAGCCGACggaaggcagaaggcagaaggcagaaggacGGAGAGACAGACGGCCCCAAAGCTCGACAGCAAATGGCGTGAAAATTATAGCAAAATGCTAGAgatctttgggacctgaattcgttttcgtttcgtatTTATTTCACACTTGAATTGATGCACAGCAGCAGATTGACATTTTGCAAATGCTCACAGCACTCCAACAGATCCACACCGAGGAGGCACAGAGAGGAGGCAGCGATCCGCAACGATCCACAAACGgcggagcagcggcagcaattGCCAATTGGCAAAATCACAGAAGCAAAGCAGGCAAAGCAggcaaagaagcaaagaagcaCAGAAGCTGTGAGCGCGATTCCAAGCGACAAAACgatgccccccacccccccccccccccccccctcccccttcgaCTACCCGACTGACAATCTGACTGCCTCACTGGCTCACTgcctggcctgcctgccttctgGGCCCTGGGCCTCATGAATGAGGTTTCGTTTCAATCAATCACTGAGAGAAATTCAACGAAGGAAAGAATAAGCCATAGAGAGCATCCCAAAAGCAGATTCTTAATATCAGAaataactattttttttttaattttaattctttttgaaattctaataatttataatttaaatattattatatagaggaattacaaaaattacaaaaatcaaaatatgCGTTATTTCtgatttgaaaaatataaaatttattttcgaaTAACCcggaaatttatttaaatttaaaaataataatttatgcattatttctgatttgaaaaatataaaatttattttcgaaTAACCCggaaattcatttaaatttaaaaataataatttctcATAAAAAAATCagggaaaaataataatacattgaaaaaaaaaatatataaaaaaatacggaaatttagaagaaaaaaataatacaaaaaaaaattaaaatattaatttatcacaaaaaaaattccgaaaaaaataataaaaaccagaaattaatttttgattaaatttaaaattttacaaTCCCTGATTCAAGTCAGGGAAAAAATCCAGCttaaaatactgaaaattgATGACCCCCTGCTCTCTTCCACAGAGACAGAAATGATCCTCCGCCCATTATGGGGCAATTTTTTCGCTCTGTGTAGTCTTCAAGGCAGGCTTggccgccgtcgtcgtcgtcgactgTTGTTGATTGACGCTCACAGCTTGACGAGTTGACGGGTTAGAGATCGCTAGCCTCCGACTGTGACTTtttcggcagcagcagcagagtctGGATTTGGGAtttgggctttggctttggctctggctgtggctctgctaTTGGGATTGATATGGAAAGGTGCGGGGGAAAGCAGAAGGTACGAGAATCTGTAGTGCCACAGCTAGTGGCAGTGTTCGGTGTTCGGCGTTCAGTGCCTGCCTCTCCTCGGATTGTCAGCAGTGAATTGTAgtgcaaataaatttcaattgcgAGACACATTCTCCCACTGACATTGCttgacactttttttttttttttctgcggCAGGCTGCACAATTTGCATGCCCCCAAAGAgagggcagagagagagagaaaaacagaaccagaagaTCTTTAAGTTTATTGTTTGATCTTTAAAGATTGGCCAacacccagcagcagctaacAAGCTCCaccacagagacacagagacatagagagagggagggagacgatgatgacgatgatgctCTGGAGAAGACGCACCCAATCTTAGAGATTGAAGCTCCCAtttatctgtgtgtgctcCAAATGCATTAAGTGTTTTGGCTGTGGCGCTTTTATTTGCTACCCACTCACAGCCGACGCGTCGGGAGAAAACATACATAGCTGGCaaccaacccaacccaaccctaatctgtatctctatctgtatctgtctctgtatctgtatctgtacagTGTCTCTGCATCCAGTGGACCACTTTCCGCACCTACAAAACACCTACAACACTCTGCTGGAACTCCCAGATGGATGTGTGGCATGAAAAGGAAGCAAAAGAGAGCCCATCTCGCCAGACCCCTCAATATTTAACAcctaaacgaaacgaaacgacagACTAAACGCTTGAATCGGGGATTGCTGGGGCCCGCCGTTGAAAGCCACAATCTAACAAGCATACGTATAACACACGCCCACTCCATCTGTGGCAGCCGCCGCCTAGGGGGTCGCGCGGTCCCTCCGTCTCTCCGTCGCCCCGTCGCCCGGCAATTGGGTTAACAGCCAACAGTTGCCAACAAATGGAACGGAAATTGTTGGCTTATGgccacagcaaacagcaaaagtGATACCAAAACGATTTCAATAGGGAAATTCATTCGCCATTGAAGGCTACTTGATAAAATAGAGTCTACAGCCCTCAAGGCCCTGCAACTTTAATATTTACCTGCACTTCGATTAAGAATTCGATTAAGATGGAATTTACTTTGTGAGtggaaattgcaaaaaaaaacaaaaaaaaaaaagacaactAAAAACGtgtattttgcatttaatatggaaatattattctttttaaattttttatttaaatatatttttataaaatattatcaccgatagaaaaaaaattaatttaattatgctTATGAAAATATtggatttaaatatatttcattatatttattatctTACGATGGTATTTATTGAATacatagtaaaaaaaaaaaaaaaaaataattacataattttcaagattaatatttacacatttcgattatatataattcacacatttaaatacaatttttgtaaaatttaaattatatatttttcacgTTGaaattaagtatttttttatgtttccTAAAACTGttatgttttttatatttagattcgatttttgtatatttcctaaaaattttatgttttctttttatatttagattcgatttttgtatatttcctaaaaatgttttattttttttatatttagattagatttttgaaaaatttcaaatgaaaattaaattaaaattgaaaccCATTTTTTCACTATTTCCTTTTTAACCGAATATTCAATTCAAatatgtttgtatatttttctattatttaagtatttttttttttcagaatATTCCTTCActattttgtattaattttagGTCCCTTTCTGGACTTTCTGCCCAAAAATGGGTTTTATTTCATTCATGGAACGATAAAGAACAAAACCGTCTCTGGCATCAGAGGAAAATGCTTTCCCTTCTCCATTGAGAGGCCCTTTAAGAGATGGGAACCTCTTTGAGGGTATAATGACACCCCGCGATCGAGTGGCCCCCGAAAGGTGCCCAAAACGCTGATCAAGTAGCTCCTCCACTTGagatttacatacatatgatcTGATCCGCGCAAGAAATAAACCACTGGGGCCCAGAAGATCGTTCCATTTGATGGCACAGAGATTCCCAGAGGAATGAGCAGGCAGGCGGCACAAAAGCCGCAGCAGCGCCTAAACGCCGCTAAGTGCTtccaaggggcaggggcaggggcatgggcatgggtttTTGTGGGTGCCTCCGATGAATAGGAGAGGGGGCGTCCGACTGTCATGACTTTGCGCATACCatgtccacacacacacacacacacacacacacgcattaACTACTCCACAAAGAAATCACTTAAGTACTTGGGATGTCACTCCTTTGTCAAAGTAAAtcataggaaaaaaaaaaaagaggcgAACAGAATCCATCTCCGATCTGTTATAGCATGTATCTGTAGatactacatatatagatacgtctgtatctgtatctgtatctgcatatgTGTGCCGCTCTTTCGCTTATGAAAAGAATGAAAACGGGGGAGTTTTATTGACAGCCGCAATTACCACATAATCATGCAACAAATATGATGGGGTTCCTCCAATGGTTGCATCGGAGGATGGTTGAAAGGATGGctgctggatggatggctggatgatTGGAACGGCAATGGGtgagggggcaggggcgggggcagggaggGGTATTTCGTGTTATTATTGTGTGGCTGATGACGTCTGAAAGGCAGGCCAGTCCAGGCCAGTCCAGGCCAAGCCAGTCCAAGCCAAGCCAGGCGTCTGTGGGGCTCTGGCAACGTGCTGATCCATTACGGCAGCCAgagctccccctccccctcccccgtccccctccTACGGACAGCGACAATCACAGGGGTACGCCGGTACCCCGTGCGCACAGGTACCACATCTTTCGTCTAGACTTATTGAGTGATCGTCGTcgtggtagtggcagtggcaggagctCCTCCGCAGAAGGCTAGTGGAAGGCGCAGCCGTTTTTTTAATGGGGTGGCAATCACTTtgaacgacgacgacgacgacgacgacgagtcGTCGAACGTTGCCTGCACGGGCCCCACAAATTATGATGGtcaagagagagatagacagcgaggcagagagggagggaggcaggTAGGAGGCCAGAGCCTCGTTTTGTGCCATGAACTGGGTTGGCAGATACTTAAGAAATAtgttattaaataataatggAGTGCGTGGTTAATAGATACAacgtcagcggcagcagcagcagcctctgcctctctgctgctgctgctgctgcagtgtgAAAGAAGTGTGGCATCCACTTGGGGGCATCGTTTGGGGGCCTCTTCTCATCGGCGGGCAATCATTGTTAACAATCAATTAAGGAAATAAGTTGTTTATAAAATGTTGCTATTACCCGCAGCAGATCGGCCAGGCTACCATAAATACTCCATAAGATATGGgtctgcccctcccccctccccccgccctcTAGCCCAAGAAACCCACCATTACACTGTGCTACCATTttcggtgggggggggagaggggaaaGTTTTGGAACGGAAAAATCACTAGCAGGAGGATATATGCATTGAAGGTGGAATGGTGAAAAGAAACAGTTGAAAAATCACCTCGAAAATGGAATAAATGAAGAAGAAACCAAGGAATGAACCAAGGATTGATGAATAGGAATGATGGGAATGAAACAGCATGAAACAAGCGGACTGCAGATATATTCCAGGGGAGATATTTATGTAGAAATTATGTGAATACCTTAAGGCACTTCAGTCCAAGGATCGGCTGGAAAGTTCATTGAAACGAAAGGAAATGAATcacaaaattaatgaaaattctaacaaattaaatgtttggtttataaatagaaaaatattcaaattatgtatttataaataaagaaGAAACCAAAGAAGAGGGTTGATTAATAGGAATGATGGGAATGAAACAAAAAGGTATGCatagaaaatagaaacaaGCCGAATGCAGATTGATTCCAGATTCCCGGGGAGATTGAATACTCACTTTAAGGCACTTCAGTCCAAGGATCGGCTGGAAGGTCAAGAAAATTAATcacaaaattaatgaaaattcaaACAACTCAAATATTgggttttgaaatacaaaaatagtCAAATTATGTATTTACAAATAACTAATAATTTATGTGCATACATTTTAAGTGCCGTACACCTGTTCCCTTTCCATTCTAGGCCCCGAAAAAAACCCCCTGTAGCCCACTGTAAATCGAACAATCACTTTGGACCCACTGCCGAgtgcctgccgctgctgctgcctccgctgctggctgcaaaatgttttaattaatgTGGCAAACAGTTAATGAAACTGTTATAGTTATGCGCTGGCACTGTCCGAATGCGAATACAATATTATAGAGCACCATATAtaggtaggtaggtaggtGCGCAGGCACGCATGTAGCACCCCACCGATTTTCTGTGGGGAGTTTATTAACCCGAAATCAATCGATCGACAGACAGTCCAAAAAAGGGCCTTCGTACCACAAAAGAAGATCATTAATCAAAacaccacaacagcagcagcagcaggcggccaaAAAGACTACCGAACTGTACTGCCACTTGACCAACAGATACAAGATACCAGATACAAGATACCAGATACTATGCCAGATCTCTAACCCTCCACCATATGATTAGTGGCGTTATtttggggggctggggggccaCTTTAATGAGCGTTAACTGCCTCTTCTGCCACAAAGTTCATTAAATGCAGGCAACAGGAAAATTCTCTGCCacagaaaaacgaaaatcaaaAATCCAAATCGTTGCTcaaattaaaacataaatcaaaattcctgTTCATCTTTTTTGGAATCTTTTTTAAATCAATGCGGAAActgccagagagacagagagagggagagcgggagagagggagagaaacaAATCATTGGGCACACAAAAATCGCACAGAAAATTTTCAGAGTTTTGCGGACTTCGATCAACGTTTCAGTCGCTCAGTCGTTCAGTCGTTCAGCGCATGTGGCGTTAATTTTGATTAATGGCCcacaaaattttaattgttttcgaATCGGCGGGCGAGTCGTTCTACAAATAATTATAAGCAGTTTTTAATGATAAAAATGGCTTGAAGAATAGCTCCAAACAAAAGCTCctagcaggcaggcagcaggcaggcactAATTGTTACAGatccaaaaaaaagagttgcTACCAGTTCTGACCCGCCGGCTCTGGCTGGCCAACAGAAGAGGTCTTCtgccttgttttttttttttgtttggggttttttttcttgaaaGCAAGTGCCGCTAAATGGCCAAAGGGGGTGGGACAGGCGGACAGGTGGACAATGGCCGAGCTTGGTATAGAGCACGTGCTGGAAGCCCCCAAAATCCACAAAGAGAGCCGAAAAATCAATTAGAAGAAGTTCAAAGAAAGAGCCTGAGGAGCAGGAGAAAAGGTCGAAATATAGCTTGAAATCGTGGCACCCGTCAAACGAATCAATtatcaattttatttatagaaaatatatttatataaataccATACCACAGGGAATACAATATGGGGCCTTCTACTCGTAGAGTCTCCACGGCACAATGACTTCTTTGAGCAGAGTTACGGCTTTTGGCGTCCCAAGAGAGCCAGAGATCCAACAGGAGATGAGAGtagaaatacaaataaagcTTTACTGGAGAAATAGCAGCCCTCCTGCAATTCGAGCCAAAAATCTCCAAGAGATAATCTTTCAATCTTCAAAGAAAACTTTCCCTGGAAGAACTTTCTTTGAACTATTCAACTATTCATTCCCGAAGGCAGAGCTTAACATAAAGGACAACTGATAGTAGAAAAAGGACTAccgcaaaaataaaaataaatattagaaaaattagaaaaaattCAAAACTGTTTGAAAGGCATGGATCATAAATCTTTACCTCTCCACAGAGTTTCAAAAAACACttagaacatttttttttttaatttttgttttattaattaaatttggaTGGAaaaaaatttggaaaaaatattaaattaaattaattaaaaaacacttaaaacatttttttttaattgattaaGCAATTTGGATAATAAAGAAgtcaaaaaatattaaatatttggaGAGTTCCTCAGATTgtcgaaaaaaaatacaaaatatatttttggtaatacaagatttatttttttttaatacaagatttctttgttttttaatacaagattttttttcatttatttatttttttaaatttaatttatttatttcgacAAAAAACCTTACAAggttatttttattaaattttatttaattaatgaaaaaaaattttgCTAAATATGGCTTTAAATATTGAGAATAATGGGGGATAaaggagaacaaaaaaaaaatgaaatatttttttaaatgttctGCTAATTATTAAATGCTATATTTTTTAAGGAATAATTAAGGGGATAAAGAATGTTCCAGTATGGGGGTAAAAAAATGGTCTTTGATCGATGATGATAGAAATAATTGGAACGACAACGTCTATGCAATCATTTATAGAAATCCCTCCTGAAGCCCAACACCCGATCGAAGGGGCAGGCGCCTAAGCTGCTCGAAATCTTCGTTTGCCTctcaatatacaaaaatagttTCCAACCAAAGATACATTCCATAGGGAACGTCACGCTGCCTGCCTCGGCCAGTCGGTGGCTCCTTCTTCTTTCTGTGGCATACTTGGAATAACTGTAGGACaagtcgaaaaaaaaaaccttgcCATAGTTCATCGCCAGCCTTCAAATCCATCAAAAGTCGCTGATTGTTCTTAATTGCCCTGAAATTGCATGACCACCTACTAATCTTTTGAGCGGACTCCAAGTCGCAGTccaagtcggagtcggagtcgaagtCGGAGTCGAAGTTGGAAGACCCAGGGCCTCGGTGGTGGAAACCTTGCGGTAGATCCCTTTAACCTTTTGCgcagcaccaacaaaaattCTTGGCTTCTTGATGCGCGGCTCTCCACTCGCGTccgggggcaggggggggccggagagggcagagggcagggtgggggggggggggggggggaaatgcTGCAAATTCCATAAATCTGTCAAGCGAGGAACGTCGCTTGCACTTGTTCTTCTcagagtctctctctctcgctctctctctcactctctct
The sequence above is a segment of the Drosophila pseudoobscura strain MV-25-SWS-2005 chromosome X, UCI_Dpse_MV25, whole genome shotgun sequence genome. Coding sequences within it:
- the knrl gene encoding knirps-related protein, encoding MMNQDNPYAMNQTCKVCGEPAAGFHFGAFTCEGCKSFFGRSYNNLSSITDCKNNGECIINKKNRTACKACRLKKCLMVGMSKSGSRYGRRSNWFKIHCLLQEQQQQAVAAMAAHHNSQQAGGGGGGGGGGGPSGGPGGMSGMPNGVKGMSGQGSAAAAAALGMLGHPGGYPGLYAAAAAGGGGPRSKEELMMLGLEVSGDYGMLKHPSVVASPSVSSPDSHNSDSSVEVSVRGNPLLHLGAKPNAGGGSASTPGGDANQSTSTAPGRPPQLQQRKDLPTFHLPLPFPGLGSMSVMPPPPFLPPSHLLFPGYHPALYQHHQGLLKPTPEQQQQQAAVAAAAVQHLFNSSGAAGQRGFAPTATSSPFGNHHPLEEAPPGHPHNHSSSNTNNSQSQSQHQNQHQHHILANGGKGVSAADELTKRFYLDAVLKSQQHGSPPPMATKLAPLQHTKQDYSISALVTPNSESGGGGRVKSRQSNGGQGEDAARGDTSDKEENVDETEDEHDEEEEEEEDLVVSMTPPHSPAQQLQDQDHDHDQDLALSPSVAQDNPIDLSMKTTGSSLSSKSSCRDIEVEPPEPLSSDRSEKIEDDDEAVEEEEEALEDEDEEVKVTAEDGDDDEEYPKEQTHKSNKNNNNNSISSNNNNNNSNNNNNNSLSDNEANDTIKRKLDELIEEASSGKRLRLSEASPVKALALDLTTKV